The following are encoded together in the Gasterosteus aculeatus chromosome 7, fGasAcu3.hap1.1, whole genome shotgun sequence genome:
- the mtmr2 gene encoding phosphatidylinositol-3,5-bisphosphate 3-phosphatase MTMR2 isoform X4: MEKSGSVDSLGSKRSSSRQPSVDSLSSTSTSRSDRSAQAKPLFAMSSESVATSAELSPEFRVKPKTAAKVFRDSGKEEPQLLPNEAVQDMAQDVTYFCPFIGALSGTVLVTNYRLFFRCMDREPAFVLDLPLGVVSRVEKIGGASNRGDVSYGLVCKDMRNLRFAHKQMEDTLRKSIFEVLVKFAFPVSNGLQIYAFEYGQVFPENGWKVYDALSEYKRQGIPNESWRITKVNDHYEVCDTYPSTLAVPVNIPDEELKRVAAFRAKGRIPVLSWIHPESQATVTRCSQPMVGVNGKRSKEDEKYLQAIMDANAQSHKLFIFDARPSVNAAANKMKGGGYESEDAYQNAELVFLDIHNIHVMRESLRKLKDVVYPNIEDSHWLSNLESTHWLEHIKLILAGALRIADKVESGKTSVVVHCSDGWDRTGQLTSLAMLMLDGYYRTIRGFEVLLEKEWLSFGHRFQLRLGHGDKNHTDADRSPVFIQFIDCVWQLTRQFPAAFEFNEYFLVTILDHLYSCLFGTFLCNSEQQRLKEEIPKRTVSLWSYVNSQLEEFTNPMYVNYSNHVLFPVVSLRHLELWVGYYIRWNPRMRPQEPVHQRHKELLAKRAELQKRVDELQREVTNRSASSSSERTGSPTRSITPVQTFV; this comes from the exons ATGGAGAAGAGCGGCAGCGTCGACAGTTTGGGCTCCAAGCGCTCCTCCTCCCGGCAGCCCAGCGTCGACTCATTGTCCAG CACTTCCACCTCCCGCTCGGACCGGTCCGCCCAGGCCAAGCCGCTCTTCGCGATGTCCTCCGAGTCCGTGGCGACCTCCGCAGAGCTCTCCCCGGAGTTCCGG GTGAAGCCCAAGACTGCGGCCAAG GTCTTCAGAGATTCAGGCAAAGAAGAGCCACAGTTACTTCCAAATGAAGCTGTGCAAGACATGG ccCAAGATGTGACCTATTTCTGTCCTTTCATTGGAGCACTGAGCGGAACAGTTTTGGTTACCAACTACAGACTTTTCTTCAGATGCATGGACAGG GAGCCAGCATTCGTGCTGGACTTGCCCCTCGGGGTGGTGAGTCGCGTGGAAAAGATTGGCGGTGCATCGAACAGGGGTGACGTGTCCTACGGGTTGGTTTGTAAG GATATGCGTAATCTACGCTTTGCACACAAGCAAATGGAGGACACACTCAGGAAGTCCATTTTTGAAGTGCTGGTCAAATTTGCGTTTCCTGTTTCCAACGGGCTG CAAATATACGCCTTTGAATATGGGCAAGTCTTCCCCGAGAACGGATGGAAGGTGTACGACGCTCTCTCGGAATACAAAAGacag ggtATACCTAATGAAAGCTGGAGGATAACAAAAGTAAACGACCACTATGAGGTTTGCGACACATACCCGTCCACTCTGGCGGTGCCTGTCAACATACCGGACGAAGAGCTCAAGAGAGTTGCTGCCTTTCGAGCAAAGGGAAGGATACCA gtgttgtCATGGATCCATCCAGAGAGCCAGGCGACGGTGACGCGCTGCAGTCAGCCCATGGTGGGCGTCAACGGGAAGCGCAGCAAAGAGGACGAGAAATACCTCCAGGCGATCATGGACGCTAATGCTCAGTCCCACAAACTCTTCATCTTTGATGCGAGGCCCAGCGTCAACGCCGCTGCAAACAAG atGAAAGGCGGCGGTTATGAAAGCGAGGACGCGTATCAGAATGCCGAGCTGGTGTTCTTGGACATTCACAATATCCACGTGATGAGAGAGTCGCTCCGTAAGCTGAAGGACGTGGTCTACCCCAACATCGAGGACTCCCACTGGCTCTCCAATCTGGAGTCCACCCATTGGCTCGAGCACATCAAG CTGATCCTGGCAGGAGCGCTGCGGATCGCAGACAAGGTGGAGTCGGGGAAAACCTCAGTGGTGGTGCACTGCAGCGACGGTTGGGACCGCACCGGCCAGCTCACCTCCTTGGCCATGCTCATGCTGGACGGCTACTACCGCACCATCCGCGGCTTCGAGGTGCTGCTGGAGAAAGAGTGGCTGAGCTTTGGTCACCGCTTCCAGCTG CGCCTCGGTCATGGCGACAAGAACCACACGGACGCAGACCGCTCACCTGTTTTCATCCAGTTCATCGACTGCGTCTGGCAGTTGACTCGCCAG TTTCCTGCAGCGTTTGAGTTTAACGAGTACTTTCTGGTAACCATCCTGGACCACCTCTACAGCTGCCTCTTTGGCACCTTCTTGTGCAACAGCGAACAGCAGCGGTTGAAGGAG gAGATTCCCAAGAGGACGGTGTCGTTGTGGTCGTATGTAAATAGCCAGCTGGAGGAGTTTACCAATCCCATGTATGTCAACTACTCCAACCACGTGCTGTTCCCTGTAGTCAGCCTACGTCACCTGGAGCTCTGGGTTGGCTACTACATCCGCTGGAACCCTCGTATGAGGCCTCAG GAACCTGTTCATCAGCGTCACAAGGAGCTGCTGGCGAAGCGGGCGGAGCTGCAAAAGCGAGTGGACGAGTTGCAGCGCGAAGTGACGAACCGCTcggcctcttcttcctctgagcGCACGGGCTCGCCCACGCGCTCCATCACCCCCGTGCAGACCTTTGTTTGA
- the mtmr2 gene encoding phosphatidylinositol-3,5-bisphosphate 3-phosphatase MTMR2 isoform X3, translating into MEKSGSVDSLGSKRSSSRQPSVDSLSSTSTSRSDRSAQAKPLFAMSSESVATSAELSPEFRVKPKTAAKQVFRDSGKEEPQLLPNEAVQDMAQDVTYFCPFIGALSGTVLVTNYRLFFRCMDREPAFVLDLPLGVVSRVEKIGGASNRGDVSYGLVCKDMRNLRFAHKQMEDTLRKSIFEVLVKFAFPVSNGLQIYAFEYGQVFPENGWKVYDALSEYKRQGIPNESWRITKVNDHYEVCDTYPSTLAVPVNIPDEELKRVAAFRAKGRIPVLSWIHPESQATVTRCSQPMVGVNGKRSKEDEKYLQAIMDANAQSHKLFIFDARPSVNAAANKMKGGGYESEDAYQNAELVFLDIHNIHVMRESLRKLKDVVYPNIEDSHWLSNLESTHWLEHIKLILAGALRIADKVESGKTSVVVHCSDGWDRTGQLTSLAMLMLDGYYRTIRGFEVLLEKEWLSFGHRFQLRLGHGDKNHTDADRSPVFIQFIDCVWQLTRQFPAAFEFNEYFLVTILDHLYSCLFGTFLCNSEQQRLKEEIPKRTVSLWSYVNSQLEEFTNPMYVNYSNHVLFPVVSLRHLELWVGYYIRWNPRMRPQEPVHQRHKELLAKRAELQKRVDELQREVTNRSASSSSERTGSPTRSITPVQTFV; encoded by the exons ATGGAGAAGAGCGGCAGCGTCGACAGTTTGGGCTCCAAGCGCTCCTCCTCCCGGCAGCCCAGCGTCGACTCATTGTCCAG CACTTCCACCTCCCGCTCGGACCGGTCCGCCCAGGCCAAGCCGCTCTTCGCGATGTCCTCCGAGTCCGTGGCGACCTCCGCAGAGCTCTCCCCGGAGTTCCGG GTGAAGCCCAAGACTGCGGCCAAG CAGGTCTTCAGAGATTCAGGCAAAGAAGAGCCACAGTTACTTCCAAATGAAGCTGTGCAAGACATGG ccCAAGATGTGACCTATTTCTGTCCTTTCATTGGAGCACTGAGCGGAACAGTTTTGGTTACCAACTACAGACTTTTCTTCAGATGCATGGACAGG GAGCCAGCATTCGTGCTGGACTTGCCCCTCGGGGTGGTGAGTCGCGTGGAAAAGATTGGCGGTGCATCGAACAGGGGTGACGTGTCCTACGGGTTGGTTTGTAAG GATATGCGTAATCTACGCTTTGCACACAAGCAAATGGAGGACACACTCAGGAAGTCCATTTTTGAAGTGCTGGTCAAATTTGCGTTTCCTGTTTCCAACGGGCTG CAAATATACGCCTTTGAATATGGGCAAGTCTTCCCCGAGAACGGATGGAAGGTGTACGACGCTCTCTCGGAATACAAAAGacag ggtATACCTAATGAAAGCTGGAGGATAACAAAAGTAAACGACCACTATGAGGTTTGCGACACATACCCGTCCACTCTGGCGGTGCCTGTCAACATACCGGACGAAGAGCTCAAGAGAGTTGCTGCCTTTCGAGCAAAGGGAAGGATACCA gtgttgtCATGGATCCATCCAGAGAGCCAGGCGACGGTGACGCGCTGCAGTCAGCCCATGGTGGGCGTCAACGGGAAGCGCAGCAAAGAGGACGAGAAATACCTCCAGGCGATCATGGACGCTAATGCTCAGTCCCACAAACTCTTCATCTTTGATGCGAGGCCCAGCGTCAACGCCGCTGCAAACAAG atGAAAGGCGGCGGTTATGAAAGCGAGGACGCGTATCAGAATGCCGAGCTGGTGTTCTTGGACATTCACAATATCCACGTGATGAGAGAGTCGCTCCGTAAGCTGAAGGACGTGGTCTACCCCAACATCGAGGACTCCCACTGGCTCTCCAATCTGGAGTCCACCCATTGGCTCGAGCACATCAAG CTGATCCTGGCAGGAGCGCTGCGGATCGCAGACAAGGTGGAGTCGGGGAAAACCTCAGTGGTGGTGCACTGCAGCGACGGTTGGGACCGCACCGGCCAGCTCACCTCCTTGGCCATGCTCATGCTGGACGGCTACTACCGCACCATCCGCGGCTTCGAGGTGCTGCTGGAGAAAGAGTGGCTGAGCTTTGGTCACCGCTTCCAGCTG CGCCTCGGTCATGGCGACAAGAACCACACGGACGCAGACCGCTCACCTGTTTTCATCCAGTTCATCGACTGCGTCTGGCAGTTGACTCGCCAG TTTCCTGCAGCGTTTGAGTTTAACGAGTACTTTCTGGTAACCATCCTGGACCACCTCTACAGCTGCCTCTTTGGCACCTTCTTGTGCAACAGCGAACAGCAGCGGTTGAAGGAG gAGATTCCCAAGAGGACGGTGTCGTTGTGGTCGTATGTAAATAGCCAGCTGGAGGAGTTTACCAATCCCATGTATGTCAACTACTCCAACCACGTGCTGTTCCCTGTAGTCAGCCTACGTCACCTGGAGCTCTGGGTTGGCTACTACATCCGCTGGAACCCTCGTATGAGGCCTCAG GAACCTGTTCATCAGCGTCACAAGGAGCTGCTGGCGAAGCGGGCGGAGCTGCAAAAGCGAGTGGACGAGTTGCAGCGCGAAGTGACGAACCGCTcggcctcttcttcctctgagcGCACGGGCTCGCCCACGCGCTCCATCACCCCCGTGCAGACCTTTGTTTGA
- the mtmr2 gene encoding phosphatidylinositol-3,5-bisphosphate 3-phosphatase MTMR2 isoform X1: protein MEKSGSVDSLGSKRSSSRQPSVDSLSSTSTSRSDRSAQAKPLFAMSSESVATSAELSPEFRVRSLHVKPKTAAKQVFRDSGKEEPQLLPNEAVQDMAQDVTYFCPFIGALSGTVLVTNYRLFFRCMDREPAFVLDLPLGVVSRVEKIGGASNRGDVSYGLVCKDMRNLRFAHKQMEDTLRKSIFEVLVKFAFPVSNGLQIYAFEYGQVFPENGWKVYDALSEYKRQGIPNESWRITKVNDHYEVCDTYPSTLAVPVNIPDEELKRVAAFRAKGRIPVLSWIHPESQATVTRCSQPMVGVNGKRSKEDEKYLQAIMDANAQSHKLFIFDARPSVNAAANKMKGGGYESEDAYQNAELVFLDIHNIHVMRESLRKLKDVVYPNIEDSHWLSNLESTHWLEHIKLILAGALRIADKVESGKTSVVVHCSDGWDRTGQLTSLAMLMLDGYYRTIRGFEVLLEKEWLSFGHRFQLRLGHGDKNHTDADRSPVFIQFIDCVWQLTRQFPAAFEFNEYFLVTILDHLYSCLFGTFLCNSEQQRLKEEIPKRTVSLWSYVNSQLEEFTNPMYVNYSNHVLFPVVSLRHLELWVGYYIRWNPRMRPQEPVHQRHKELLAKRAELQKRVDELQREVTNRSASSSSERTGSPTRSITPVQTFV, encoded by the exons ATGGAGAAGAGCGGCAGCGTCGACAGTTTGGGCTCCAAGCGCTCCTCCTCCCGGCAGCCCAGCGTCGACTCATTGTCCAG CACTTCCACCTCCCGCTCGGACCGGTCCGCCCAGGCCAAGCCGCTCTTCGCGATGTCCTCCGAGTCCGTGGCGACCTCCGCAGAGCTCTCCCCGGAGTTCCGGGTCCGTAGCCTGCAC GTGAAGCCCAAGACTGCGGCCAAG CAGGTCTTCAGAGATTCAGGCAAAGAAGAGCCACAGTTACTTCCAAATGAAGCTGTGCAAGACATGG ccCAAGATGTGACCTATTTCTGTCCTTTCATTGGAGCACTGAGCGGAACAGTTTTGGTTACCAACTACAGACTTTTCTTCAGATGCATGGACAGG GAGCCAGCATTCGTGCTGGACTTGCCCCTCGGGGTGGTGAGTCGCGTGGAAAAGATTGGCGGTGCATCGAACAGGGGTGACGTGTCCTACGGGTTGGTTTGTAAG GATATGCGTAATCTACGCTTTGCACACAAGCAAATGGAGGACACACTCAGGAAGTCCATTTTTGAAGTGCTGGTCAAATTTGCGTTTCCTGTTTCCAACGGGCTG CAAATATACGCCTTTGAATATGGGCAAGTCTTCCCCGAGAACGGATGGAAGGTGTACGACGCTCTCTCGGAATACAAAAGacag ggtATACCTAATGAAAGCTGGAGGATAACAAAAGTAAACGACCACTATGAGGTTTGCGACACATACCCGTCCACTCTGGCGGTGCCTGTCAACATACCGGACGAAGAGCTCAAGAGAGTTGCTGCCTTTCGAGCAAAGGGAAGGATACCA gtgttgtCATGGATCCATCCAGAGAGCCAGGCGACGGTGACGCGCTGCAGTCAGCCCATGGTGGGCGTCAACGGGAAGCGCAGCAAAGAGGACGAGAAATACCTCCAGGCGATCATGGACGCTAATGCTCAGTCCCACAAACTCTTCATCTTTGATGCGAGGCCCAGCGTCAACGCCGCTGCAAACAAG atGAAAGGCGGCGGTTATGAAAGCGAGGACGCGTATCAGAATGCCGAGCTGGTGTTCTTGGACATTCACAATATCCACGTGATGAGAGAGTCGCTCCGTAAGCTGAAGGACGTGGTCTACCCCAACATCGAGGACTCCCACTGGCTCTCCAATCTGGAGTCCACCCATTGGCTCGAGCACATCAAG CTGATCCTGGCAGGAGCGCTGCGGATCGCAGACAAGGTGGAGTCGGGGAAAACCTCAGTGGTGGTGCACTGCAGCGACGGTTGGGACCGCACCGGCCAGCTCACCTCCTTGGCCATGCTCATGCTGGACGGCTACTACCGCACCATCCGCGGCTTCGAGGTGCTGCTGGAGAAAGAGTGGCTGAGCTTTGGTCACCGCTTCCAGCTG CGCCTCGGTCATGGCGACAAGAACCACACGGACGCAGACCGCTCACCTGTTTTCATCCAGTTCATCGACTGCGTCTGGCAGTTGACTCGCCAG TTTCCTGCAGCGTTTGAGTTTAACGAGTACTTTCTGGTAACCATCCTGGACCACCTCTACAGCTGCCTCTTTGGCACCTTCTTGTGCAACAGCGAACAGCAGCGGTTGAAGGAG gAGATTCCCAAGAGGACGGTGTCGTTGTGGTCGTATGTAAATAGCCAGCTGGAGGAGTTTACCAATCCCATGTATGTCAACTACTCCAACCACGTGCTGTTCCCTGTAGTCAGCCTACGTCACCTGGAGCTCTGGGTTGGCTACTACATCCGCTGGAACCCTCGTATGAGGCCTCAG GAACCTGTTCATCAGCGTCACAAGGAGCTGCTGGCGAAGCGGGCGGAGCTGCAAAAGCGAGTGGACGAGTTGCAGCGCGAAGTGACGAACCGCTcggcctcttcttcctctgagcGCACGGGCTCGCCCACGCGCTCCATCACCCCCGTGCAGACCTTTGTTTGA
- the mtmr2 gene encoding phosphatidylinositol-3,5-bisphosphate 3-phosphatase MTMR2 isoform X2 codes for MEKSGSVDSLGSKRSSSRQPSVDSLSSTSTSRSDRSAQAKPLFAMSSESVATSAELSPEFRVRSLHVKPKTAAKVFRDSGKEEPQLLPNEAVQDMAQDVTYFCPFIGALSGTVLVTNYRLFFRCMDREPAFVLDLPLGVVSRVEKIGGASNRGDVSYGLVCKDMRNLRFAHKQMEDTLRKSIFEVLVKFAFPVSNGLQIYAFEYGQVFPENGWKVYDALSEYKRQGIPNESWRITKVNDHYEVCDTYPSTLAVPVNIPDEELKRVAAFRAKGRIPVLSWIHPESQATVTRCSQPMVGVNGKRSKEDEKYLQAIMDANAQSHKLFIFDARPSVNAAANKMKGGGYESEDAYQNAELVFLDIHNIHVMRESLRKLKDVVYPNIEDSHWLSNLESTHWLEHIKLILAGALRIADKVESGKTSVVVHCSDGWDRTGQLTSLAMLMLDGYYRTIRGFEVLLEKEWLSFGHRFQLRLGHGDKNHTDADRSPVFIQFIDCVWQLTRQFPAAFEFNEYFLVTILDHLYSCLFGTFLCNSEQQRLKEEIPKRTVSLWSYVNSQLEEFTNPMYVNYSNHVLFPVVSLRHLELWVGYYIRWNPRMRPQEPVHQRHKELLAKRAELQKRVDELQREVTNRSASSSSERTGSPTRSITPVQTFV; via the exons ATGGAGAAGAGCGGCAGCGTCGACAGTTTGGGCTCCAAGCGCTCCTCCTCCCGGCAGCCCAGCGTCGACTCATTGTCCAG CACTTCCACCTCCCGCTCGGACCGGTCCGCCCAGGCCAAGCCGCTCTTCGCGATGTCCTCCGAGTCCGTGGCGACCTCCGCAGAGCTCTCCCCGGAGTTCCGGGTCCGTAGCCTGCAC GTGAAGCCCAAGACTGCGGCCAAG GTCTTCAGAGATTCAGGCAAAGAAGAGCCACAGTTACTTCCAAATGAAGCTGTGCAAGACATGG ccCAAGATGTGACCTATTTCTGTCCTTTCATTGGAGCACTGAGCGGAACAGTTTTGGTTACCAACTACAGACTTTTCTTCAGATGCATGGACAGG GAGCCAGCATTCGTGCTGGACTTGCCCCTCGGGGTGGTGAGTCGCGTGGAAAAGATTGGCGGTGCATCGAACAGGGGTGACGTGTCCTACGGGTTGGTTTGTAAG GATATGCGTAATCTACGCTTTGCACACAAGCAAATGGAGGACACACTCAGGAAGTCCATTTTTGAAGTGCTGGTCAAATTTGCGTTTCCTGTTTCCAACGGGCTG CAAATATACGCCTTTGAATATGGGCAAGTCTTCCCCGAGAACGGATGGAAGGTGTACGACGCTCTCTCGGAATACAAAAGacag ggtATACCTAATGAAAGCTGGAGGATAACAAAAGTAAACGACCACTATGAGGTTTGCGACACATACCCGTCCACTCTGGCGGTGCCTGTCAACATACCGGACGAAGAGCTCAAGAGAGTTGCTGCCTTTCGAGCAAAGGGAAGGATACCA gtgttgtCATGGATCCATCCAGAGAGCCAGGCGACGGTGACGCGCTGCAGTCAGCCCATGGTGGGCGTCAACGGGAAGCGCAGCAAAGAGGACGAGAAATACCTCCAGGCGATCATGGACGCTAATGCTCAGTCCCACAAACTCTTCATCTTTGATGCGAGGCCCAGCGTCAACGCCGCTGCAAACAAG atGAAAGGCGGCGGTTATGAAAGCGAGGACGCGTATCAGAATGCCGAGCTGGTGTTCTTGGACATTCACAATATCCACGTGATGAGAGAGTCGCTCCGTAAGCTGAAGGACGTGGTCTACCCCAACATCGAGGACTCCCACTGGCTCTCCAATCTGGAGTCCACCCATTGGCTCGAGCACATCAAG CTGATCCTGGCAGGAGCGCTGCGGATCGCAGACAAGGTGGAGTCGGGGAAAACCTCAGTGGTGGTGCACTGCAGCGACGGTTGGGACCGCACCGGCCAGCTCACCTCCTTGGCCATGCTCATGCTGGACGGCTACTACCGCACCATCCGCGGCTTCGAGGTGCTGCTGGAGAAAGAGTGGCTGAGCTTTGGTCACCGCTTCCAGCTG CGCCTCGGTCATGGCGACAAGAACCACACGGACGCAGACCGCTCACCTGTTTTCATCCAGTTCATCGACTGCGTCTGGCAGTTGACTCGCCAG TTTCCTGCAGCGTTTGAGTTTAACGAGTACTTTCTGGTAACCATCCTGGACCACCTCTACAGCTGCCTCTTTGGCACCTTCTTGTGCAACAGCGAACAGCAGCGGTTGAAGGAG gAGATTCCCAAGAGGACGGTGTCGTTGTGGTCGTATGTAAATAGCCAGCTGGAGGAGTTTACCAATCCCATGTATGTCAACTACTCCAACCACGTGCTGTTCCCTGTAGTCAGCCTACGTCACCTGGAGCTCTGGGTTGGCTACTACATCCGCTGGAACCCTCGTATGAGGCCTCAG GAACCTGTTCATCAGCGTCACAAGGAGCTGCTGGCGAAGCGGGCGGAGCTGCAAAAGCGAGTGGACGAGTTGCAGCGCGAAGTGACGAACCGCTcggcctcttcttcctctgagcGCACGGGCTCGCCCACGCGCTCCATCACCCCCGTGCAGACCTTTGTTTGA